In the genome of Ensifer adhaerens, one region contains:
- a CDS encoding UDP-N-acetylmuramoylalanine--D-glutamate ligase, with translation MMPVTSLGGRKVALFGLGGSGLATAQALMAGGADVTAWDDNPASVEKARNAGITTADLRGIDWKAFASFVLSPGVPLTHPKPHWTVDLAHAAGVEIIGDVELFVRERMLLSPECPFIAITGTNGKSTTTALIAHILKSSGRDTQLGGNIGTAVLTLDPPAPNRFYVVECSSYQIDLAPSINPSAGILLNLTPDHLDRHGTMQHYADVKERLVAGSKNAIVGVDDSYCSQIADRIERAGVAVTRISRRLALKDGIFADGSRILKAEGGSVAELLDLKGVETLRGGHNAQNAAAAIGACLAVGVSLDDIRAGIRSFPGLKHRMQPVGKRYHVTFVNDSKATNAEAAAPALSSYDRIYWIAGGLPKEGGIAALQPLFSKIAKAYLIGEAAPQFAATLGEAVPYEISGTLDLAIAHAAKDASDDRTGPVTVMLSPACASFDQYKNFEVRGDSFVEIVSGLDGVTMLV, from the coding sequence ATGATGCCGGTGACGTCACTTGGTGGCCGCAAGGTCGCCCTTTTCGGGCTAGGCGGTTCGGGGCTCGCAACCGCCCAGGCGCTGATGGCCGGCGGAGCGGACGTGACCGCCTGGGACGACAATCCCGCAAGTGTCGAGAAGGCCCGAAATGCCGGCATCACCACTGCCGATCTGCGTGGCATCGACTGGAAGGCTTTCGCAAGCTTCGTGCTGTCGCCCGGCGTGCCGCTGACGCATCCGAAGCCGCACTGGACGGTGGATCTGGCCCATGCTGCGGGTGTCGAGATCATTGGCGATGTGGAATTGTTCGTGCGCGAGCGGATGCTGCTTTCGCCCGAATGCCCCTTTATCGCCATTACCGGCACGAATGGCAAATCGACCACGACGGCGCTGATTGCGCATATCCTGAAGTCTTCCGGCCGCGATACCCAGCTTGGCGGCAATATCGGGACGGCCGTGCTGACCCTCGATCCGCCCGCCCCAAACCGTTTCTACGTGGTCGAATGCTCGTCCTATCAGATCGATCTTGCACCTTCGATCAATCCGTCTGCCGGCATTCTGCTGAACCTGACGCCTGATCATCTCGATCGCCACGGCACCATGCAGCACTATGCGGACGTCAAGGAGCGGCTGGTTGCGGGCAGCAAGAACGCCATTGTTGGCGTGGACGACAGCTATTGCAGCCAGATTGCCGACCGCATCGAGCGCGCCGGCGTTGCGGTCACCCGCATCTCGCGTCGTCTGGCACTGAAGGACGGTATCTTTGCCGATGGCAGCCGCATCCTGAAGGCGGAAGGCGGCAGCGTGGCTGAACTCCTGGACCTTAAGGGCGTCGAGACGCTGCGCGGTGGGCATAATGCGCAGAATGCGGCTGCGGCGATTGGCGCCTGCCTTGCCGTCGGGGTCAGCCTAGACGACATTCGCGCCGGCATCCGTTCGTTCCCCGGCCTGAAGCATCGCATGCAGCCGGTGGGCAAGCGCTATCACGTCACCTTCGTCAATGATTCCAAGGCGACGAATGCCGAGGCGGCAGCGCCTGCGCTGTCGAGCTATGACCGGATATACTGGATCGCCGGCGGTCTGCCGAAGGAAGGCGGGATCGCCGCCCTGCAGCCGCTCTTCTCCAAGATCGCCAAGGCCTACCTGATTGGTGAAGCCGCGCCGCAATTTGCGGCGACCCTGGGCGAAGCCGTGCCTTACGAAATTTCCGGCACGCTCGACCTTGCCATTGCCCACGCGGCAAAGGACGCCTCGGACGACAGGACGGGACCGGTCACCGTCATGCTTTCCCCGGCTTGCGCAAGCTTCGACCAATACAAGAATTTCGAGGTCCGTGGTGATTCGTTCGTAGAGATCGTGTCCGGCCTCGATGGCGTCACGATGCTTGTTTGA
- a CDS encoding cell division protein FtsW, with amino-acid sequence MVSRADRGRVADWFWTIDRYFLFVFVLLMGIGFMLSFAASPAVAERIGAPEFHFVAKHAEFLLPALAVMIGVSFMTPKTVRRTAVILLIISLTLMVLVLFVGVEVKGSRRWISLGPLGIQASEFMKPAFIVVCAWLFAEHQKQPEIPGNLFAILLYGIVVALLVAEPDLGQTILTTSVWAGMFFMAGMPWLWIMLLAIFAVGGLTSAYLLLPHVAARIDKFLTGEGDTFQVDTARQAIFRGGWFGRGPGEGQIKKIIPDAHTDFVFSVAAEEFGVIFCMALVALFAFIVMRGLSIAYREKDPFNRFAISGLVLQFGIQSFINIGVNLQLLPAKGMTLPFISYGGSSMIAICITAGFILALTRHRPETRSRERSLFSIAQGHPAE; translated from the coding sequence ATGGTAAGCCGCGCGGACAGAGGTCGGGTTGCAGACTGGTTCTGGACCATCGACCGGTATTTCCTCTTCGTCTTCGTGCTCCTGATGGGCATCGGTTTCATGCTCTCGTTCGCCGCCTCTCCGGCGGTGGCAGAGCGCATCGGCGCCCCTGAATTTCACTTCGTGGCCAAGCACGCCGAGTTTCTGCTGCCGGCGCTCGCGGTCATGATCGGCGTTTCCTTCATGACGCCGAAGACGGTGCGGCGAACGGCGGTGATCCTGCTGATCATCTCGCTCACGCTGATGGTCCTGGTGCTTTTCGTCGGTGTGGAGGTGAAGGGTTCGCGGCGCTGGATTTCACTCGGGCCGCTCGGTATTCAGGCATCCGAGTTCATGAAGCCGGCTTTCATCGTCGTCTGCGCCTGGCTTTTCGCAGAGCACCAGAAGCAGCCGGAAATCCCGGGCAATTTGTTTGCCATCCTGCTCTACGGCATCGTGGTGGCGCTGCTGGTCGCCGAGCCCGACCTGGGGCAGACAATTCTGACGACTTCCGTCTGGGCCGGCATGTTCTTCATGGCTGGCATGCCCTGGCTGTGGATCATGTTGCTGGCCATCTTTGCCGTTGGGGGGCTGACCTCAGCCTATCTGTTGCTCCCGCACGTGGCTGCCCGTATCGACAAGTTTCTGACGGGTGAGGGCGATACGTTCCAGGTCGATACGGCACGCCAGGCGATCTTTCGCGGCGGCTGGTTCGGTCGCGGGCCGGGCGAGGGGCAGATCAAGAAGATCATCCCTGATGCCCATACCGACTTCGTCTTCTCCGTCGCAGCGGAGGAGTTCGGGGTGATTTTCTGCATGGCGCTGGTGGCGCTCTTCGCCTTCATCGTGATGCGCGGTCTTTCGATCGCCTATCGCGAGAAGGACCCGTTCAACCGCTTCGCCATTTCCGGTCTGGTGCTTCAGTTCGGCATCCAGTCCTTCATCAACATCGGGGTCAATCTCCAATTGCTGCCGGCGAAGGGCATGACGCTGCCCTTCATTTCCTATGGCGGCTCATCGATGATCGCGATCTGCATCACGGCCGGCTTTATCCTGGCGTTGACGCGGCACAGGCCGGAGACGCGCTCGCGCGAGCGCAGCCTGTTCAGCATCGCCCAAGGTCATCCTGCCGAGTGA
- a CDS encoding UDP-N-acetylglucosamine-N-acetylmuramylpentapeptide N-acetylglucosamine transferase: MSKGIVMLAAGGTGGHLFPAEALAHSLKARGYSVHLVTDSRAERYAGKFPADEIHVVPSATIGSKNPISVAKALFTLWQGTNQAKALMRRIKPVAVAGFGGYPTVPPLIAASRLGLPTMIHEQNAVMGRANRMLAPKVKAIAGGFLPETDGPFASKTVTTGNPVRPAVLKAAAQPYVPSAGSSPFRLVVFGGSQGAQFFSTAVPTAVILLPSEMQKRLVITQQARPEDAEGVKACYQKLGLEADVSPFFTDMAERIGAAHFVICRSGASTVSEISVIGRPALFVPYPFALDHDQAANAALLVEKGGAKVVQQSKLSAEKLADILKIAMNEPQRLLETAHAAKQAGKPDAANLLADLVEAIAAGKTVSQFKGQRT; this comes from the coding sequence ATGAGCAAAGGCATCGTCATGCTGGCGGCCGGGGGAACCGGCGGCCATCTTTTCCCCGCAGAAGCGCTTGCGCATAGCCTGAAGGCGCGCGGCTACTCGGTTCATCTGGTGACGGATTCCCGCGCCGAGCGTTATGCCGGCAAGTTTCCGGCCGATGAAATTCATGTCGTGCCTTCGGCAACGATTGGCTCGAAAAATCCAATTTCCGTCGCCAAGGCGTTGTTCACGCTCTGGCAAGGGACCAATCAGGCCAAGGCGCTGATGCGGCGCATCAAGCCCGTGGCAGTCGCCGGCTTCGGGGGCTATCCGACCGTGCCTCCGCTGATCGCCGCCTCGCGTCTCGGCCTGCCGACGATGATCCATGAGCAGAACGCCGTGATGGGGCGCGCCAACAGGATGCTGGCGCCGAAGGTCAAGGCGATTGCCGGCGGCTTCCTGCCGGAGACGGACGGTCCCTTCGCGTCCAAGACCGTGACGACGGGCAATCCGGTTCGCCCGGCCGTGCTGAAAGCGGCGGCGCAGCCTTATGTGCCGTCGGCCGGATCGAGCCCGTTCAGGCTCGTCGTGTTCGGTGGCAGCCAGGGCGCCCAGTTCTTCTCGACGGCGGTTCCGACGGCCGTGATCCTGCTTCCGTCCGAAATGCAGAAGCGCCTCGTCATCACGCAACAGGCGCGGCCCGAGGATGCCGAGGGCGTGAAGGCGTGCTACCAGAAGCTCGGACTTGAGGCGGATGTTTCGCCGTTCTTCACCGACATGGCTGAGCGCATCGGGGCGGCGCATTTCGTCATCTGCCGTTCTGGGGCATCGACCGTTTCGGAAATCTCCGTGATCGGCCGCCCGGCGCTCTTCGTGCCCTATCCGTTCGCGCTGGATCACGATCAGGCGGCGAATGCGGCGCTGTTGGTGGAAAAGGGCGGTGCCAAGGTCGTCCAGCAATCGAAGCTGTCGGCCGAGAAGCTGGCGGATATCCTGAAAATCGCGATGAACGAACCGCAGCGGCTGCTTGAAACCGCGCATGCCGCCAAACAGGCGGGCAAACCGGATGCGGCGAACTTGCTTGCCGATCTCGTGGAGGCTATTGCGGCGGGCAAGACGGTTTCACAATTCAAGGGTCAGCGCACATGA
- a CDS encoding UDP-N-acetylmuramate--L-alanine ligase, producing MKMPQSIGLVHFIGIGGIGMSGIAEVLHNLGHRVQGSDQADSANVQRLRAKGIEVFVGHKAENLGDAEVVVVSTAIKKNNPELVAAREKLLPVVRRAEMLAELMRFRNAIAIGGTHGKTTTTSMVAALLEAGGLDPTVINGGIINAYGTNARMGAGEWMVVEADESDGTFLKLPADVAIVTNIDPEHLDHYGNFDAVRAAFKQFVENVPFYGFGVMCLDHPEVQALVSRIEDRKVVTYGANPQADVRFFNIRMEGPVSVFDVEIRRRRTGETILIDNLRLPMPGRHNVSNATAAVAVAQRLGISTDAIRKGISAFGGVKRRFTLVGDWNGVSIYDDYGHHPVEIKAVLRAAREACQGRIIAVHQPHRYSRVASLFEDFAGCFNDADTIMIAPIYAAGEDPIEGVSAEELVSRIKSAGHRDARFASGPADIAPVVAGLAKPGDFVVMLGAGNITSWAAALPEELKKIAG from the coding sequence ATGAAAATGCCCCAGAGCATCGGGCTCGTCCATTTCATCGGCATCGGCGGCATCGGCATGAGCGGCATTGCCGAGGTTTTGCATAATCTCGGCCATCGCGTGCAGGGCTCCGATCAGGCCGACAGCGCCAACGTGCAGCGCCTGCGCGCCAAGGGTATCGAGGTGTTCGTCGGTCACAAGGCTGAGAACCTGGGTGATGCCGAAGTCGTCGTTGTTTCGACGGCGATCAAGAAGAACAATCCGGAACTGGTGGCTGCGCGCGAAAAGCTGCTGCCTGTCGTGCGCCGGGCCGAAATGCTGGCCGAACTCATGCGCTTCCGCAATGCGATTGCCATCGGCGGCACGCATGGCAAGACGACAACGACCTCCATGGTCGCAGCCCTTCTCGAAGCCGGCGGGCTGGACCCGACCGTCATCAATGGTGGCATCATCAATGCCTATGGCACCAATGCACGCATGGGTGCGGGCGAGTGGATGGTGGTGGAGGCGGATGAATCCGACGGCACCTTCCTGAAGCTGCCGGCCGATGTGGCGATCGTCACCAATATCGACCCGGAGCATCTGGACCATTACGGCAATTTCGACGCCGTGCGTGCCGCCTTCAAGCAGTTCGTCGAGAACGTGCCGTTCTACGGCTTCGGCGTCATGTGCCTTGACCATCCGGAAGTGCAGGCGCTGGTCAGCCGCATCGAGGACCGCAAGGTGGTGACCTATGGGGCTAACCCGCAGGCCGATGTGCGCTTCTTCAATATCCGCATGGAAGGACCAGTCTCGGTTTTCGACGTGGAAATCCGTCGCAGGCGCACCGGCGAGACGATCCTGATCGACAACCTGCGCCTTCCGATGCCCGGCCGGCATAACGTGTCGAACGCCACGGCAGCCGTCGCGGTCGCGCAGCGGCTCGGCATTTCGACGGATGCGATCCGCAAGGGCATTTCCGCCTTCGGGGGCGTCAAGCGCCGCTTCACCCTTGTCGGCGACTGGAACGGCGTTTCCATCTATGACGACTACGGCCACCATCCGGTCGAGATCAAGGCGGTGCTGCGTGCAGCCCGTGAGGCCTGCCAGGGCCGCATCATCGCGGTTCACCAGCCGCATCGCTACAGCCGCGTTGCGAGCCTCTTCGAAGACTTTGCCGGCTGCTTCAACGATGCCGACACGATCATGATCGCGCCGATCTATGCGGCGGGCGAGGACCCGATCGAGGGCGTGAGCGCGGAAGAACTCGTCTCGCGGATCAAGTCCGCCGGGCATCGCGATGCGCGCTTCGCCTCCGGTCCCGCAGATATTGCGCCGGTGGTGGCGGGCCTTGCCAAGCCAGGGGATTTCGTAGTCATGTTGGGCGCTGGCAATATTACAAGCTGGGCGGCTGCATTGCCGGAAGAATTGAAGAAGATTGCAGGGTAA
- a CDS encoding UDP-N-acetylmuramate dehydrogenase — MKQVDGQKLLASFGDAMKDVRGRMTPDAPMDRVTWFHAGGLAELMFQPHDVDDLVTFLKGLPEDVPLTVVGVGSNLLVRDGGIKGVVIRLSAKGFGDVELVGENRIKAGAICPDKNIAAMALDNGIGGFAFYYGIPGSIGGALRMNAGANGGDTSQRLIEAHAVDRKGNLHVLSNAEMGYAYRHSSAPDGLIFTHGIFQGHAEEKAKIREEMDAVRHHRETVQPVREKTGGSTFKNPEGHSAWVLIDEAGCRGLMNGGAQMSPLHCNFMINTGQATAHDLEYLGEMVRARVFEHSGIKLEWEIKRLGKFMPGLEIKPFLGVTTE; from the coding sequence ATGAAACAGGTTGACGGTCAGAAACTCTTGGCGTCCTTCGGTGATGCGATGAAGGACGTGCGGGGACGCATGACGCCCGATGCGCCGATGGACCGTGTAACCTGGTTCCACGCCGGCGGCCTCGCAGAACTCATGTTCCAGCCGCATGACGTCGATGATCTCGTGACCTTTCTCAAGGGACTGCCCGAGGACGTGCCGCTGACCGTGGTGGGTGTCGGTTCGAACCTCCTGGTGCGCGACGGCGGCATCAAAGGTGTCGTCATCCGGCTTTCGGCCAAGGGTTTCGGGGATGTCGAGCTGGTCGGCGAGAACCGCATCAAGGCCGGCGCGATCTGCCCGGACAAGAACATTGCCGCAATGGCGCTCGACAATGGCATCGGCGGTTTCGCCTTCTATTACGGCATTCCCGGCTCCATCGGCGGTGCATTGCGGATGAATGCCGGCGCCAATGGCGGGGATACGAGCCAGCGCCTGATCGAGGCGCATGCGGTAGATCGCAAGGGCAATCTGCATGTGCTCTCCAATGCCGAGATGGGCTATGCCTATCGCCATTCGTCCGCACCGGACGGCCTGATCTTCACGCATGGCATCTTCCAAGGCCATGCCGAGGAGAAAGCCAAGATCCGGGAGGAGATGGATGCCGTGCGCCATCATCGCGAGACGGTTCAGCCGGTGCGCGAAAAGACGGGTGGTTCGACCTTCAAGAACCCGGAAGGTCATTCGGCCTGGGTGCTGATCGACGAGGCCGGTTGCCGTGGTCTGATGAACGGCGGGGCGCAGATGTCGCCGCTGCATTGCAACTTCATGATCAATACCGGGCAGGCGACCGCCCACGATCTGGAATATCTCGGCGAAATGGTCCGCGCGCGCGTCTTCGAACATTCCGGTATCAAGCTGGAATGGGAGATCAAGCGGCTCGGCAAATTCATGCCGGGGCTTGAGATCAAGCCGTTCCTCGGCGTGACGACCGAGTAA